In Thunnus maccoyii chromosome 11, fThuMac1.1, whole genome shotgun sequence, one genomic interval encodes:
- the umps gene encoding uridine 5'-monophosphate synthase — protein sequence MDNNTDNVCIDSLILKLHDVNAVKFGEYKLKSGMLTPIYIDLRVLVSYPALMNQVSSLIYQRVQDEGLQFDSVCGVPYTALPLATIICSRHELPMLIRRKEAKDYGTKRMVEGQCREGDTCLIIEDTVTSGTSILETAEVLYKEGLKVTDAIVLMDREQGGVEMLASQGIKLHPIISMFKLLNVMLAAERIDAQTAQSVRKFILDNNTFSPKEENGNGIPATKKPCLEQNLELSYADRAKLPNIHPLASKLLKIMEEKQSNLCVSADVTSSEELLQLADSLGPKMCVLKTHVDILKDYTMAFSQKLQALAENHNFLIFEDRKFADIGNTVKHQYEGGLYQISSWSHIVNAHAVPGPGVVKGLGSVGKPLGRGCLLIAQMSSQGSLATGEYTNTVVKMAEEQSDFVIGFICGSKITKRPELIHMTPGVQMQAGGDVLGQQYTTPEEVICNKGSDVIIVGRGILEAPDRLKAAEAYRKSGWKAYMKRLGQSGQ from the exons ATGGACAACAACACGGACAACGTTTGTATCGACAGTTTAATCCTGAAGCTGCACGATGTGAACGCAGTGAAATTTGGAGAATACAAATTGAAGAGCGGCATGCTGACACCCATTTATATCGACCTGAGAGTGCTCGTGTCCTACCCCGCGCTCATGAACCAG GTGTCAAGCCTCATCTATCAGAGAGTTCAAGACGAGGGGCTACAGTTCGACTCGGTGTGTGGCGTTCCATACACAGCCCTGCCTTTAGCTACAATTATCTGCTCTAGACATGAACTGCCCATGCTTATCAGGCGCAAGGAGGCCAAGGACTATG GGACCAAGCGTATGGTGGAGGGCCAATGCCGTGAGGGGGACACATGTCTGATCATTGAAGATACGGTGACCAGCGGCACCAGCATCCTGGAGACTGCTGAAGTGCTCTACAAAGAGGGACTGAAG GTGACAGATGCCATCGTACTGATGGACAGAGAGCAAGGTGGGGTGGAGATGTTGGCGTCTCAGGGAATCAAGCTCCATCCTATCATCTCCATGTTCAAGCTGCTTAACGTGATGCTGGCCGCTGAACGCATCGACGCTCAAACCGCCCAGAGCGTCCGCAAGTTCATCCTGGACAATAACACTTTCAG CCCGAAGGAGGAGAATGGCAATGGCATTCCTGCCACCAAGAAGCCATGTTTGGAACAGAACCTGGAGCTGAGCTACGCAGACAGAGCCAAACTACCAA ACATTCATCCCCTGGCGTCAAAGCTGCTGAAGATCATGGAGGAGAAGCAGTCTAAcctttgtgtgtctgctgatGTTACAAGCAGCGAGGAGCTGCTCCAGCTGGCGGACTCTCTAGGTCCGAAGATGTGTGTGCTGAAGACTCATGTAGACATCCTAAAG GACTACACTATGGCCTTCAGCCAGAAACTGCAGGCTTTGGCTGAGAATCACAACTTCCTCATCTTTGAAGATCGCAAGTTTGCTGACATTGGGAACACAGTCAAGCATCAGTATGAAG GTGGTTTGTACCAGATCTCATCTTGGTCCCACATAGTGAATGCTCATGCAGTACCAGGGCCTGGTGTTGTGAAGGGTCTGGGTTCTGTAGGAAAGCCTCTGGGCCGAGGCTGCTTGCTCATAGCACAGATGAGCTCCCAGGGGTCTCTGGCCACTGgtgaatacacaaacacagtg GTGAAGATGGCGGAGGAGCAGTCAGACTTTGTGATTGGGTTCATCTGTGGCTCTAAGATCACCAAGAGGCCAGAGTTGATCCACATGACCCCCGGGGTGCAGATGCAGGCTGGAG GAGATGTTTTGGGCCAGCAGTACACCACTCCAGAGGAAGTTATCTGCAACAAAGGCTCTGATGTCATCATTGTCGGACGGGGTATCCTGGAGGCTCCTGATAGGCTGAAAGCCGCTGAGGCGTACAGAAAGTCGGGCTGGAAGGCTTACATGAAGAGACTGGGTCAGAGTGGCCAATAG